The following nucleotide sequence is from Trifolium pratense cultivar HEN17-A07 linkage group LG2, ARS_RC_1.1, whole genome shotgun sequence.
GGGAAAATACATTTTATGCAAAATTTATGcttaaaaattagaaaatcaTTGTCATTAAATATCTGCCCTCTGCTGATGGAAACACAAACTAGATTTTTCTTATAGATTCAACATATTTCGGATGTAAAAAAAGATGACCTGTTTGGTGATCAAGGATTCTTAATTTACAGGGAGAAAATTCCAAATCGTGTTTTTGATGCATACAAACAGCGGTTATAAAAACTTTTGAAGTTCATGTTATGTTTGAGGTGGTGTTCTCAAATTTTTGTCCACCGCCACAGGTCGCAACACCTATTATATTGGCCACAGGCCACAACATTATGAATTTTTGGCTGGCCACCATAATCCACCTTTGCAAGCAACATACAATTACACTGCAACCctagttttttgtttgttactgATTTTCTGTCCAGCAAAATCTGCACATTGCATGCTTTACATACATGGGTGCCGGTGTGTGTGGGTGGATTAGTACACGGGAGAGGGTTTACCTCACTGATGCTCCACAGCTTGACAGTACAATCATCACTTCCACTGGCAAATTTGGTAGGGCATACCGGAGAGAAGTCAACAGACCAAGCCCTCTTTTCATGTTCACTATATTGAGAAAATTCTTGACCTGTGCTGGCATCCCATAACTGAAAATACATTGAATTATACATGACATGAATAAAGCTGGTAATCAGAGCATGCCAATTACCAATAAATAGTTATATTCTTTCAGAACACCCACATCCCCCAAATATAGCATTTCTAATGTTTCAACTGATATTGGTTGAGATGCGGGTGTTTACAATCATGCAATTTGATGCCCTTCTAAATTTAAGTAAACAAATGATGATCACGGCTCTCTATTTTGATGCTAAATAATCATGTCACGCACAAGCTTGGCTCGCCTACAACCATGTAGGAAGCACATGTACTTCAAGAAAGTAAATTCATTCCAAGTATGATTTTGGTACAATAGCACGAAGTCACTGAAAAAATGACATTATTTGAGAACAttctaaaagaaaaagaacaggAGTACCCACCTAGACGGTTGatctattctttctttttcaaaaaataaatgttagATTTTAGAAGTCCGCATTCATTTTGAGTCAGATACATTAATTCTACATATATCAATGAGGGATACCGCAAAGCATGTCTTTCtcaatgataaaataataattcaagtGGTGTCTTCAAAGCATACCTTCACTACACCGTCATAGTCTGTAGAGGCAAGATAGTTCTTAACATAGTTATTCCAGCAAACACAGCTGAGCTTTGATCTGTTTGACATCTCAACAGCAGGATAATGGATATCAACAGAGTCATTGCAAAGTGTATTGAAGTCaaagatttttattttcttagatATCCCTGCAGAAGCAAAGTAATCTTTATCCCGATCAAAGCTCAGAGAGCATATCACATTTGCGGGATTGTTAAAATCTGCATTTCTTAGTATACCCCGCACTTCAAGTTTGCTGTAACGTGCATACTTGCACAAACCATCAAAGAAGGTTCCTAAAGCATCTTTACTTTTATGTTGCTCCTCGCCTTTTTGGGTCACATACCAGTTCTCACGAGTTCTTAGTATATTTTTATCTGGGTGATCTGTAGCATCTGTTTCGGAAAGGTGAACTTTGGATCTCATGGAAAAGTAAGCACTTTCGAGATGGCCTATATTTCTCATCAATCTCAGTTCATTTGTATTAGAGATTGGGGATACCGTGGGTAGCATTTCTGCACTCAAAAGTTCCTTTGTAAGAGGCATAATCTCTTTCTGAGAAGAGTAACCGTTCTGAAAGCCAGAGGAAACCAAGGGTTTTCTTAAGCCATGCCTCCTCTCTGCTTCTTCTATATCTGATTCCAAGCACTctaattgttcaaccaatttgGAGGCATCGCTCTGCTTCTGCTCTTTTAACGAGAAGAGGAAATGCAATAACAATTCTGATTCTGCATCTTCCTGGTCTATACATGATGACAATTCTTCACTACACAACTCCTGTAATCCATTGATCACTTCAGATTGTAGGATTTCCCTGTCATGTGGCAAAAGTTTTTAACTTTAGGGAATCATAACAACAGAAATTAAAGCTTAAGGAAATCATATAAATAAGGTATAATGTTTGTGGTCCAAATTATAAGAATTAACGGCATATTTATCGAAATATGCCTAAATATTTCACAAAGACTGGAAGAGAAGAATATGCAAATAAAAATTCTCTGTAGTTAGTAATATCAAAGGGAGAAGCAGACATCTTAGAGAACAAAGATTTCAACTCTATAATAGAAGATTATCAGCTTGCCTCCAAGAACTACACTATTAGTGATgatggaaaggaaaaaaaatgatccaTGTATCTGCATAAAATACAAACTTTAATAGTGTCGTTGAATGGAAATTATATTATGTGTTAATCCTCCAGTTCTCAGGGGAAGGGGGCCTTGGTAATCCGGAGTTCAGCCGGGAGGTAAGTACAATATGGCCAAGAATTTTTGTTACACAAAGGAATCAAATTCAGGTTCTCCCCAGTGATTCGTCCTTTGgtggagctcattaaccacttgagcccaatcagttggttattttttattttaatttataaagtGCCTCTAAGCTTTCATTTTGTTAGTCTGATCCCAGCATATAGTCAGTTAATAATGCAACACACAAATGTTGTAAAAAGGGAGAGGGGAGGAAGGGGATCATTATACAAAAACCTTAAAAAAGATACATGAGAGACGATTGATGAACCTAATGATGACAAATGTCGTGCATATGTCTATACTTCATAGAATTTGGGTTTGGCTAAGTCAACCCCACAATACCAGGTTGTAAGGTGGGGGTTCCTCCCACTTATAAACACTAGTCAGGCCACATTACTATCCAGAGTCTCAACCCCCTGCCCCCCAAGCCCACGGGTAGGACTAGACATCTGAAAGGTTATCCGGGTAGCGCAATGGATCTAGAATAAGCTCTGAGACTATCTTAAAATTTGGgttgagcctaactcaaccctacaatgCCAGGTCACAAGGGGAGGGTTTCCCCGCTTATAACCATTATTCAAGCCATATTGCTATCTCAGGTGAGTCTCTCAACAATACCAATGACCATCAACATAAGGGCATGCCATGATTTAAATATACATTGTTCCATACTTACAATTTTATCAAAGAAACAAATGATAGATCTGCATATCAGATGTTAATgactaatttttaaatataattttaattgaattaaatcACATGTTAACTACGATAGACAGTATTTCAATAGTACCCTGTTGTTGGACGTGATGATGGTTCAGGATGCAGCAGCCAAAGACAAAAGCCAGCTTCCTTAGGATTTTCTGAAAGGAAAGCTGGAGGAAGAATCCTATGATGAAGATCAGACATTGCTGCAATATGCGCTCTTTCAGAGTCAAAATGACCTAGCAACTGAAAAAATGAAGGgaagaaaattaataataagCTTGTGACTTGATGTTTACTGTTCCAGTTAGAACGATTGTGAGCAGaatcaaataattttgtcaaacctTATTGCTCATTAAGTTACTTTTAATTATACCAATTAGTTAGTTTTATTGACTAGAAAGATCTGCACTAAACACCTACACACGGGTCTTTTAATCAACCTAAAATGAGGAAGCCACTTCACTATGAAATGTACCAAGTATCTGAATTTGAGTCTTACTGGGAAGATGTCAGAAAGCTAACACTAGATATAGGGGGAAAAACAAAGGGATAAAAAAAACGCTAATGCTAGATGTTGACCTCAAACATATATAGACAGAAGCAGGTTTTCAACTGTACTACACAAGTTCACATGTAAACAAATCTCTTTTTGAGGAGTTATGAATAATTATCATCGCAGAACACAAGAAAACtgcatttaaaaaaatgtagaaagGTATCATGAACTGGTCTACATACCTCAAAAAGGAAGACACCAAGACAGTAGATATTTGATGATGTTGTGCAACCTCCCTCAGGACTTGCATACCACTTATTTTCCAATCTTTGACATAAAGAAGTAGATGACAATTGACCTGTATTAGATACACGAGGGATGCTAGACATTCTCCCAAAATTATACATAGAAAATTGGTTATCTTCCTCATATTCGTTTCTATAATCTTGTGATCCAATTGTAGGAATTTGAACTTCATGATTACTAGCAGTCTCAAGACACAAGTCACTCCCGGTCCTCACATTCTCatcaaatttttgtttcttgGACCCTATGTCAATAGAGGGCGACCTTACTTGCTCAGACAACCTTTTTCTAATAAAAGAATTATCTAAGTTAAGAACTTCAGGATTTACAACACTACCTGCCATCTGTTTTTGAGTAGGTAACCCAGTGTACGTGACCTGATTTGATGGTAACAATTTAATGTAAGATGGAGAAAGGCTATGCAATGCAATTCCCCGAGAGTGAGAATCATCCACCAAATCCACAATCATcctaaatatatttaaactttCCACTTTGCTTGCTTTGCGCTTGCCAGATTTTAACCAATCTCTCAATGTTACGCCGTCACATTCAGTCCTGCTTGATCTAGGCACAGCAGCATCACTATTAAAGGGAAACTTTGCAGATTTGGAACTAGGTTTCACTGATATGTTAGAGTTTGACTGAGAACCAATGCCAGCCTTCATCTGTTTCTGATCTGTACCAATGCTGGCCTTCATCTTATTCCGATCTGCAACACTGCCAGTCTTAATCCAATTCTGATCTGCATCACTGCCAGCTTTTGCCTGATTTTGCTCTCTAGACTGAACAGTGAAGCGATCCAAAGCTGGACCTTTATGTACAACACCCTTACTCTTCAatgtatttttaataaaatactcAGCAAACCCAGATTTGGATATCATTTTTGTGCGTGTTCCTCGATGAACATCACCTGCACCCTCTTTACTTTCAGCAGCTGCCAAGTGTTCAATGACATTGCTCTGACCATCACTGTGTGATTTTCTAGCTAACAACTCGGGAAATGATGCAGTTCCAACATTCTCCCAAGCACTAGATGTAGCCTGGCCACTATTTATCAACCCAGTATCACTAACTGAATTTCCATTTCCAGAATTATTTCCTATCTGATAAAGATTCTGCCAATGTTTCTGTTGACTATACATCTGCACTTGGCTATTCGATGTACCAATATCAAAACTCGAACCATTGTAACTTTTCACCGTCAGTTCTTCAACCGTTGCATAAGGATGTTGTGACGTAGCCGCTTCACTAACAGCCTCCTCAACTACATTTTTACCATGTAGAATACCATCATACTCCTGATTAACAGGTAAAAATACTTGTTGAGATTTCACGATTTTTCGGCTTTCGGTATTCGGTGAATACACATCATCCTCTTTACTCTGGCGCTGCGAATCGTCAGCAGACTCTAATTGAATTCCCTCATCAATCAATTCTTCTTCCATAACTTAGTTTTAACCTTCGCAATCACGTATGCTCCATTTTTAGCAATCAACACATAAAACCAACACTGTTCAATGttcatcaataatcaataagTCAAATAAATTTGATAAACACATTAGTTaaattcatattcattaaaatcataaataaatagaaaataaacttcTATATGCTTATTGCTTATACTACTTGCAGCAGATTTGAGAAATGAAAATCATGAACTCAAGTAAAATAATGAAACATTTAACTGGAGCGATTAGACATTAAAATAGTAGTAGTAATCTCAAAACCTGATAACTGTTGCAGCAAAGTGATTATTAATTAATCGATTAAAGTGATGGATTAGAGGAACAGAAAAAATTTGTGAGAGGAGTTAGATGGAACGAAAGAGAAGGGGAGAAGGAAAAGGACTTACAAGAACGCGattaatttgtaattttgtgGAGGTGGAAATAAGTCGGTTTGTGAAGAGAAGCTGGGGAAGCAAGAACACGCGCTCTCAAGTCTCACCACACACAGCGAAGAAGTATTGGTAAAGCAAGTGCcaaaagattatttgatttcatttcatttcattacaTTTCAAGACAAGATAAACGGTGTATAAAAAGCCGGGTTTCATTATTGGGTTAGACCCGACTCGAAGCTCACTTTCGTACGGAGTATTTGACtcatctttatctttattttatttttgtttactctttatctttatttttttttggttacaaggctaatcaaaacaaaacaaaaaacaaaaaaaaaaaaaaaaagaaaaggaaactaTTCTCTAAGGTAGAAAGTTCCAGTCGCGTCGCTTCGAAGAATGTCAAAGAAGCCTTCTGGGGGAGATGCATGAATCGTGAGATCAGAATCTGAAGAGGCTCCAAGCTTGGCTAAGAAATCCGCACaattatttgataattgtttccctctttatctttattttactaaaacaaatttaactcatcttttaattttattaatcgGTAAAGTTTTATGCCAgagagatttgggtagtatgtatCAGATGTTAGATTCGATCATCATTGTTAACATAGTAAATCAAATaggtttaatataaaaaaaatgatctttAAATTTATGGAAATTACAAATTTACGGAAATGGGTTTAAGAATTGATCGTCCTGACAAAAGTATGAGCAACTAAATTTGACTATCTCCTAACAAATTTAACTTCAAAGTTTACAAAatacgaagaaaaaaaaagtaatattagCAATAATAAGGACCTGGATTAGGTGCAGTCAGCATCCCTAATTGCATGCATTCAGTTGAATCTAGATTATTTGATTAAGATCGGACAACTTAGATTTAACATTagaattttaaatgttttaaaaaatcaaggcaaaattacactagaggtcctttatcttatttatttgtaacagattggtcctttatcttttttttgtcccaaattggtcctttatctttataATTATGCACATATTAgtcctttttttcattttttaataaaaatatgatgatgTGTCTAGCCACGTAGGATAATGTTatttcttcaataatttttttaatgaaaatttaaaaattccaGAAATCATATGAAGATTCATCattgttcatcatcttcttcatcatattCATCCTCTTTTTCATTACACTTTAACAAAAACACTCAAATACACCTCAAAATTGTATAAATCTATGTATTATGTTTACCTCGATCTTTTTTTAAACTCCAAAATCAAAGTTCCCAATTCTTATTAAATCCTAATTTACCAAATCAGATCTGTGTTATATTTACATCATGCTTCTTTTTCCCTCACCAACTGTTCCACGAGCAAAACAGTTCTGTTCTTTAAAGTtatgttcttcattttttttttgatttctTTAAAGCTTTTTTCCAGAATTTCTTTAAagttttgttcttcattttttttcttgatttaatttgAAGGGTGGTTCTTTAAAATTGGTGGTAAATAAAAATCCAAGCTTTGTGAGATTTGATAGGAATAAAGCAACATTGTAGTAGAAAACACGGTGAGAATTGGAAGTGTTAAAACCCAGAACATATTTTGggttatttcaattttaagattttttggGTCGATGAAAACTCATATTTATcatctcatattttttatttggtaatTTAGGGTTTAATAAGAATTGGGGAATTTGATTTtggagtttaaaaaaaattgaggtaaacaaaacacataaatttatataatgAGGCGTATTTGGGTGCTTTTGTTAAAGTGTAATGAAAAAGAGGATGaatatgatgaagaagatgatgaacaatGATGAATCTTCATATGATTTCtggaatttttaaattttcattaaaaaaattattgaagaaatAACATTATCCTATGTGGCTAGACAcatcatcatatttttattaaaaaatgaaaaaaaggatTAGTATGTGCGTAATcataaagataaaggactaatttgtgacaaaaaaaagataaaggaccaatctgttacaaataaataagataaaggatctctagtgtaattttgccaaaaatCAATGTTGCATTTAAATTTGAGCCGTCTAATTTTAATCAAACAGCTCTGATGCATTGACTGCACCATGACTGCATGATAACCGGCAATGCTAAACTCTAAACTTTTCCACCACATGTCACATAGCTTCCACTAACAATTGTGAATCacttcaaaaaagaaagaacGTAATTATAATCTTTGTGAATCGCCTACCCCATTGTGCGTAGAAGGGCAGTTTACGTAAAAAGTCACATGGTACGTAAGTTAGACAATTTTTTCATCATGCACAAAGTTTTTCACCTATTGAATAAAAAGTCATACtgtttaaattaaatgaaatgtGATGCGACATATTAATTCAATGAAAAGACTTGTTAATTGAATGTTAAAAACAAACTCGTGAATGGTGAAAAACTTATCCTACTTAAACATATTACACAAAATATTGATTGAAATACTCATttagtaaaaagtaaaaacatctTTCTATAAAGAAATATCTTTCTCTTCtacaaaaaatttgaaaatataaacaacaatttttttattaaaaacaatataatttattgaTCATAGATTCAGGGTccgtttgaattaacttatttttcagcttatgcaaacaacttatacaatataaattaggttttatgctattttataagtttccacaagtgaaaattgtatttttataagttattttatcataaactaacttataataatacatacaaatttatttacttgcataaactgtttgaataagctaaaaaataagctaatccaaacggaccctcaAACCCATATTTAAGGCGTAAATTTTAACTatagaatttttaaaattaaatagaaaatattttcaaatattttttgttgtagttaatttttaatgtaatgcattaattaattttaggaCCTAATTAACATTATCTTTATCACTTTCAAGATATTATTATTAGCATTATTACTGTATTAATCAACAATATAGATAATCTTGTAaactttcaaatataaataactttttttcagtacaccaaaaaaaaaaaaactttttttcaaCTCAAATTTTATCGGAattaattttatctattttttttcctcttacaATAATTTTCTCTATTAATGCGTTAAACGTGTGTTAAAAGTTCGTATATTATGAGGGAGGGTATAGGTATATAATAGGGTACGAAgtagaaaaaaatcaatatattcgAGCCCAGAAGCCCATCAATAACAGTTTTTGAATCAGAACTACACAAACAATCTTCAACAAAAATCCCATCTTCTGCGAACCCTAGCTCCATAGACAACTCCATCTCTGCAATCTgcagagagaagagaaaatcaTCCATTACTACCAAACCTTCGTCATTGTTGTGCCTTTTCTGCATCGTTAGGGTAACCATGTCTTCGTCCAAAGATGCAGACCCTAGCTTAGGTTATCTCACTCGCAAAGACACCGAGGTCAAGCTTCCACGTCCAACTAGGGTTAAGAACAAAACTCCCGCACCGATTCAAATTACAGCGGAGCAAATTCTTCGTGAAGCTAGAGAACGTCAAGAAGCTGAGATCCGTCCACCTAAGCAGAAAATCACCGATTCAACTGAGCTCGGCGAGTATCGTCTCCGGAAACGTAAGGAATTTGAAGATTTAATCCGACGAGTTCGATGGAATGTAAGTGTATGGATCAAATATGCACAGTGGGAAGAGTCACAGAAAGATTTCGCACGTGCACGTTCTGTTTGGGAACGAGCTTTGGAAGTTGATTACAAGAATCATACACTATGGTTAAAGTATGCTGAAGTTGAAATGAAAAACAAGTTCATAAATCATGCTAGGAACGTTTGGGATCGCGCTGTTGCTCTTTTACCGCGAGTGGATCAGTTGTGGTATAAGTATATTCATATGGAGGAGATGCTTGGCAATGTGGCTGGAGCAAGGCAGGTTTTCGAGAGGTGGATGCAATGGATGCCGGATCAACAGGGATGGTTATCTTATATAAAATTTGAACTGAGGTATAATGAGATTGAACGAGCTAGAGGGATTTTTGAAAGATTTGTTTTGTGTCATCCTAGGGTTGGTGCTTGGATACGATATGCCAAGTTTGAGATGAAGAATGGCGAGATTCCTAAGGCGAGGGCTGTTTATGAAAGAGCCGTGGATAGGCTTGCAGACGATGAGGAAGCTGAGCTGCTTTTTGTGGCGTTTGCTGAGTTTGAAGAAAGGTGCAAGGAGGCAGAGCGGGCGAGGTGTATATATAAGTTTGCGCTAGATCATATTCCGAAAGGAAGGGCTGAAGATTTGTATCGGAAGTTTGTTGCATTTGAAAAGCAGTATGGTGACAGGGAAGGGATTGAGGATGCTATTGTTGGTAAAAGGAGGTTTCAGTACGAAGATGAAGTGAGGAAAAATCCATTGAATTACGATTCTTGGTTTGATTACATAAGGTTGGAAGAGAGTGTGGGGAATAAGGAAAGAACTAGGGAGGTTTATGAGAGAGCTATTGCTAATGTGCCTCCAGCCGAGGAGAAGCGATACTGGCAGCGTTATATTTATTTGTGGTATGTTTGATTTGGATTTTGTTATGTTATAtggttgtttatttatttaatgattttgaattttctcCTGGTGTTTATTATTGGTCTGTGTGTAATTCAGGATTAACTATGCACTCTATGAAGAGCTCGACACTGGAGATATGGAACGAACAAGAGACGTGTACAAGTAAGCAGCCTTTTGTGAACTTCCAAGTATCGTGTTTCATTCTATGTTTTATTCCGCAATGTATTTCATTCTATGTTTCTTTTTTGTGGCAAAATGATTTTGCATTCGTTAAGATAGCCTTTTTTAGGATGGTTTAATTATTCTCAGTTATAATTTTCACTACATTAGATTAATAGTTACTATAGTACCTGATTGATGTTAGAGAATACATGCTTCTACTGTTATTTCAACTTGATTGTTAGCTATTCTCTGAACTTTAGGTTTAATTCGGTTATACTAGTTTTAAATTAGATTTGTGAGCTACAATATGATCCAAAAATGAAGTGCTAGTTATGTTCCTTATGGTCTAGTCTTCTTACAAGCTATAGATACCAAATCTGCATGAAGTGCTACTTTCTCTTTGTTCTTGCTTGCGATTGGACGTTCTTCACACCCGCAATTGCTTTTTTCATAAGTGtctttttatttgttaaattgCTTTCATTTTGTGATTTAGTTGGTCATTGTGATTGCTTTCTTTGATAAGCAGTGCTCTGTGAGTTTTGTTGTACTTGTTGACCTATTTTTTGTTGTGAATACCTTTAATTCTTCTAGTTTAAGGGCGTGAATATTGTTTTAGGAGTGTGGATATTTGAGTGTTCATGCGGACTGAAAGGTGTCAAACAGAGTAGGATATTGGTGTTGGTTTTTTCTATAATTGCTTCTGGTTTTTGCTTACTGAATGCGGTCGAATCCATAATTCATGCTTGGAGTTGGTATGTGCTAATATGAGATCTAATCTGTGCATATTATCATAAGAAAAAGATGGGTAGTGGC
It contains:
- the LOC123909669 gene encoding protein SPA1-RELATED 2, giving the protein MEEELIDEGIQLESADDSQRQSKEDDVYSPNTESRKIVKSQQVFLPVNQEYDGILHGKNVVEEAVSEAATSQHPYATVEELTVKSYNGSSFDIGTSNSQVQMYSQQKHWQNLYQIGNNSGNGNSVSDTGLINSGQATSSAWENVGTASFPELLARKSHSDGQSNVIEHLAAAESKEGAGDVHRGTRTKMISKSGFAEYFIKNTLKSKGVVHKGPALDRFTVQSREQNQAKAGSDADQNWIKTGSVADRNKMKASIGTDQKQMKAGIGSQSNSNISVKPSSKSAKFPFNSDAAVPRSSRTECDGVTLRDWLKSGKRKASKVESLNIFRMIVDLVDDSHSRGIALHSLSPSYIKLLPSNQVTYTGLPTQKQMAGSVVNPEVLNLDNSFIRKRLSEQVRSPSIDIGSKKQKFDENVRTGSDLCLETASNHEVQIPTIGSQDYRNEYEEDNQFSMYNFGRMSSIPRVSNTGQLSSTSLCQRLENKWYASPEGGCTTSSNIYCLGVFLFELLGHFDSERAHIAAMSDLHHRILPPAFLSENPKEAGFCLWLLHPEPSSRPTTGEILQSEVINGLQELCSEELSSCIDQEDAESELLLHFLFSLKEQKQSDASKLVEQLECLESDIEEAERRHGLRKPLVSSGFQNGYSSQKEIMPLTKELLSAEMLPTVSPISNTNELRLMRNIGHLESAYFSMRSKVHLSETDATDHPDKNILRTRENWYVTQKGEEQHKSKDALGTFFDGLCKYARYSKLEVRGILRNADFNNPANVICSLSFDRDKDYFASAGISKKIKIFDFNTLCNDSVDIHYPAVEMSNRSKLSCVCWNNYVKNYLASTDYDGVVKLWDASTGQEFSQYSEHEKRAWSVDFSPVCPTKFASGSDDCTVKLWSISEKNSLGTIRNVANVCCVQFSAHSSHLLAFGSANYSTYCYDLRNLRSPWCVLVGHRKAVSYVKFLDSETLVSASTDNSLKIWDLNKTSSVGASTSARSLTLSGHTNEKNFVGLSVDDGYIACGSESNEVYTYYKSLPMPITSHKFGSIDPISGKETEDDHGQFVSSVCWRGKSDMLLAANSSGCIKVLQMV
- the LOC123907369 gene encoding crooked neck-like protein 1, coding for MSSSKDADPSLGYLTRKDTEVKLPRPTRVKNKTPAPIQITAEQILREARERQEAEIRPPKQKITDSTELGEYRLRKRKEFEDLIRRVRWNVSVWIKYAQWEESQKDFARARSVWERALEVDYKNHTLWLKYAEVEMKNKFINHARNVWDRAVALLPRVDQLWYKYIHMEEMLGNVAGARQVFERWMQWMPDQQGWLSYIKFELRYNEIERARGIFERFVLCHPRVGAWIRYAKFEMKNGEIPKARAVYERAVDRLADDEEAELLFVAFAEFEERCKEAERARCIYKFALDHIPKGRAEDLYRKFVAFEKQYGDREGIEDAIVGKRRFQYEDEVRKNPLNYDSWFDYIRLEESVGNKERTREVYERAIANVPPAEEKRYWQRYIYLWINYALYEELDTGDMERTRDVYKECLNQIPHQKFSFAKIWLLAAQFEIRQLNLNGARQILGNAIGKAPKDKIFKKYIEIELQLGNIDRCRKLYEKYLEWSPENCYAWSKYAELERSLAETERARAIFELAIAQPALDMPELLWKAYIDFETAECEFERARVLYERLLDRTKHLKVWISYAEFEATAIDKESLDLSEEEQKEQCIKRARRVFEEALNHFRSSAPDLKEERAMLLEKWLNLEASSGELGDVSLVQSKLPKKLKKRRHVSTEDGSSRIEEFIDYLFPEETQTTNLKILEAAYKWKKQKMSSADD